From Streptomyces griseorubiginosus, one genomic window encodes:
- a CDS encoding acetyl/propionyl/methylcrotonyl-CoA carboxylase subunit alpha, whose protein sequence is MRKVLIANRGEIAVRVARACRDAGIASVAVYADPDRDALHVRAADEAFALGGDTPATSYLDIDKVLGAAREAGADAVHPGYGFLSENAEFAQAVLDAGLIWIGPPPQAIRDLGDKVAARHIAQRAGAPLVAGTPDPVSGADEVVAFAREHGLPIAIKAAFGGGGRGLKVARTLEEVPELYDSAVREAVAAFGRGECFVERYLDRPRHVETQCLADKHGNVVVVSTRDCSLQRRHQKLVEEAPAPFLSEEQVAELYRASKAILKEASYEGAGTCEFLVGQDGTISFLEVNTRLQVEHPVTEEVAGIDLVREMFRIADGEELGYGDPELRGHSFEFRINGEDPGRNFLPAPGTVTKFEAPSGPGVRLDAGVEAGSVIGPAWDSLLAKLIVTGATREQALQRAARALEEFQVEGMATAIPFHRAVVKDPAFTGAPFTVHTRWIETEFVNGIPPFTAPVGPEESGDEPGRDTVVVEVGGKRLEVSLPSSLGMSLARTGLAAGAKPKRRAAKKSGPVASGDTLASPMQGTIVKIAVEEGQEVKEGDLVVVLEAMKMEQPLNAHRSGTIKGLTAEVGASITSGAAICEIKD, encoded by the coding sequence ATGCGCAAGGTGCTCATCGCCAACCGTGGCGAAATCGCTGTCCGCGTTGCCCGGGCCTGCCGGGATGCCGGTATCGCGAGCGTGGCCGTGTACGCCGACCCGGACCGGGACGCTCTGCATGTCCGCGCCGCGGATGAGGCGTTCGCCCTGGGCGGTGACACCCCGGCCACCAGCTACCTGGACATCGACAAGGTCCTGGGGGCCGCGCGGGAGGCGGGCGCGGACGCCGTCCATCCGGGCTACGGCTTCCTCTCCGAGAACGCCGAGTTCGCGCAGGCGGTCCTGGACGCGGGCCTGATCTGGATCGGCCCGCCCCCGCAGGCCATCCGCGACCTGGGCGACAAGGTCGCAGCGCGGCACATCGCCCAGCGCGCCGGCGCCCCGCTGGTGGCGGGCACGCCCGACCCGGTGAGCGGCGCCGACGAGGTGGTGGCGTTCGCCCGGGAGCACGGCCTGCCGATCGCCATCAAGGCCGCCTTCGGCGGTGGCGGGCGCGGTCTGAAGGTCGCCCGCACCCTGGAGGAGGTCCCCGAGCTGTACGACTCCGCGGTGCGTGAGGCGGTGGCCGCGTTCGGCCGCGGCGAGTGCTTCGTGGAGCGCTACCTGGACCGCCCCCGGCACGTGGAGACCCAGTGCCTGGCCGACAAGCACGGCAACGTGGTCGTGGTCTCCACCCGTGACTGCTCGCTGCAGCGCCGCCACCAGAAGCTGGTCGAGGAGGCGCCCGCGCCGTTCCTGTCCGAGGAGCAGGTCGCCGAGCTGTACCGGGCGTCCAAGGCCATCCTCAAGGAGGCCTCCTACGAGGGCGCCGGTACCTGCGAGTTCCTGGTCGGGCAGGACGGCACGATCTCCTTCCTGGAGGTCAACACCCGCCTGCAGGTCGAGCACCCGGTGACCGAGGAGGTCGCCGGCATCGACCTGGTGCGCGAGATGTTCCGCATCGCCGACGGCGAGGAACTGGGCTACGGCGACCCCGAACTGCGCGGCCACTCCTTCGAGTTCCGCATCAACGGCGAGGACCCGGGCCGTAACTTCCTGCCCGCTCCCGGCACCGTCACCAAGTTCGAGGCGCCCTCCGGCCCGGGCGTGCGCCTGGACGCCGGCGTCGAGGCCGGCTCGGTCATCGGCCCCGCCTGGGACTCCCTCCTCGCGAAGCTGATCGTCACCGGTGCCACCCGCGAGCAGGCCCTGCAGCGTGCCGCCCGCGCCCTGGAGGAGTTCCAGGTCGAGGGCATGGCCACCGCGATCCCCTTCCACCGCGCGGTGGTCAAGGACCCCGCCTTCACCGGTGCCCCCTTCACCGTGCACACCCGCTGGATCGAGACCGAGTTCGTCAACGGCATCCCCCCGTTCACCGCCCCGGTCGGCCCCGAGGAGAGCGGGGACGAGCCGGGCCGCGACACCGTCGTCGTGGAGGTCGGCGGCAAGCGCCTGGAGGTCTCGCTGCCCTCCTCGCTGGGCATGTCGCTGGCCCGCACCGGCCTCGCCGCGGGCGCCAAGCCCAAGCGCCGGGCCGCCAAGAAGTCCGGCCCCGTCGCCTCCGGCGACACCCTCGCCTCCCCGATGCAGGGCACCATCGTCAAGATCGCCGTCGAGGAGGGCCAGGAGGTCAAGGAAGGCGACCTCGTCGTCGTCCTCGAAGCCATGAAGATGGAACAGCCCCTCAACGCCCACCGCTCCGGCACCATCAAGGGCCTGACCGCCGAGGTCGGCGCCTCCATCACCTCCGGCGCCGCCATCTGCGAGATCAAGGACTGA
- a CDS encoding acyl-CoA carboxylase subunit beta, producing MTTQERLDELHSLKRAARQGPDPRATERQHGRGKLTAHERIELLLDKGSFQEVEALRRHRASGFGLEARRYPSDGVVTGWGTVHGRTVFVYAHDFRVFGGALGEAHAAKIHKLMDLAEAAGAPLVSLNDGAGARIQEGVTALAGYGGIFRRNTRNSGVIPQISVMLGPCAGGAAYSPALTDFVFMVRDTSQMFITGPDVVQTVTGESVTMDGLGGADVHAAVSGVAQFAYDDEESCLEEVRYLLSLLPANNREAAPVSPTSDPVDRRNDALLDLVPGDPNQAYDMRAVIEEIVDDGEYFEVHSAWATNIICALARLDGHVVGVVANQPSSLAGVLDIHASEKAARFVSTCDSFNIPLVTLVDVPGFLPGVDQEHGGIIRHGAKLLYAYCNATVPRVSLVVRKAYGGAYIVMDSRSIGTDVSLAWPSNEIAVMGAEGAANVIFRREINAAEDPEAMRRRKIDEYRTELMHPYYAAERGLVDDVIDPRDTRLVLSRSLAMLRTKHADLPSRKHGNLPA from the coding sequence TTGACCACCCAGGAGCGCCTCGACGAACTGCACTCCCTCAAACGGGCGGCACGGCAGGGCCCCGACCCGAGGGCCACCGAGCGGCAGCACGGGCGCGGCAAGCTGACCGCGCACGAGCGGATCGAACTCCTCCTCGACAAGGGCTCGTTCCAGGAGGTGGAGGCGTTGCGCCGGCATCGGGCGAGCGGCTTCGGCCTGGAGGCCAGGCGATACCCGTCCGACGGTGTGGTCACGGGCTGGGGCACCGTGCACGGCCGGACCGTCTTCGTCTACGCCCATGACTTCCGCGTCTTCGGCGGTGCCCTGGGCGAGGCCCACGCGGCCAAGATCCACAAGCTGATGGACCTCGCCGAGGCGGCGGGGGCGCCCCTCGTCAGCCTCAACGACGGTGCGGGCGCCCGGATCCAGGAGGGCGTCACCGCGCTCGCCGGGTACGGCGGGATCTTCCGCCGCAACACCCGCAACTCCGGGGTCATCCCCCAGATCAGCGTGATGCTGGGCCCGTGCGCGGGCGGCGCGGCCTACTCCCCCGCGCTCACCGACTTCGTCTTCATGGTCCGGGACACGTCCCAGATGTTCATCACGGGACCGGACGTGGTGCAGACGGTGACCGGCGAGTCCGTCACGATGGACGGTCTCGGCGGCGCGGACGTGCACGCCGCCGTCTCGGGTGTGGCCCAGTTCGCGTACGACGACGAGGAGAGCTGCCTGGAGGAGGTCCGCTACCTCCTGTCGCTGCTCCCGGCCAACAACCGCGAAGCGGCCCCGGTGTCCCCCACCTCCGACCCGGTCGACCGGCGCAACGACGCGCTGCTGGACCTGGTCCCGGGCGACCCCAACCAGGCGTACGACATGCGTGCCGTGATCGAGGAGATCGTCGACGACGGCGAGTACTTCGAAGTCCACTCGGCCTGGGCCACCAACATCATCTGTGCGCTGGCGCGTCTGGACGGGCATGTGGTCGGGGTCGTGGCCAACCAGCCGTCCTCGCTGGCCGGTGTGCTCGACATCCACGCCAGTGAGAAGGCGGCCCGCTTCGTCTCCACGTGCGACTCCTTCAACATCCCGCTGGTGACGCTCGTGGACGTGCCGGGCTTCCTGCCGGGAGTGGACCAGGAGCACGGCGGGATCATCCGGCACGGCGCGAAGCTGTTGTACGCGTACTGCAACGCCACGGTGCCGCGGGTCTCGCTGGTGGTGCGCAAGGCGTACGGCGGGGCGTACATCGTCATGGACTCCCGCTCCATCGGCACCGACGTGTCCCTGGCCTGGCCGTCGAACGAGATCGCCGTCATGGGGGCCGAGGGGGCGGCGAACGTGATCTTCCGGCGTGAGATCAATGCCGCCGAGGATCCCGAGGCGATGCGCCGGCGGAAGATCGACGAGTACCGCACGGAACTCATGCACCCCTACTACGCGGCGGAACGCGGCCTCGTCGACGACGTGATCGACCCGCGGGACACCCGGCTGGTCCTGAGCCGTTCGCTGGCCATGCTGCGGACCAAGCACGCGGACCTGCCGTCCCGCAAGCACGGCAACCTCCCGGCGTGA
- a CDS encoding acyl-CoA carboxylase subunit epsilon yields the protein MNSLKVVHGNPTQEELAAVLAVLLSLSRQPDSTDAGLVKPGVREISWSRGGRSYPAPATSWRFAS from the coding sequence ATGAACTCACTGAAAGTCGTGCACGGAAACCCCACCCAGGAGGAACTCGCCGCGGTGCTGGCCGTGTTGCTCTCCCTGAGCCGGCAGCCCGACTCCACCGACGCCGGCCTTGTGAAGCCGGGCGTCCGGGAGATCAGCTGGAGCAGGGGCGGCCGCAGCTACCCCGCTCCCGCGACGTCCTGGAGGTTCGCGTCATGA
- a CDS encoding nuclear transport factor 2 family protein gives MSSDITTVVKKYIETWNIVDGDERRAAIAELFAENVEYVDPNVRAEGRAALDAYIAETQQQLPGSVFALASEVSTHHDLGRFTWQVGPAGGAPLAVGYDFIAVENGQVRRLYGFFS, from the coding sequence GTGAGCAGTGACATCACCACCGTCGTGAAGAAGTACATCGAGACCTGGAACATCGTGGACGGGGACGAACGCAGGGCGGCGATCGCGGAGTTGTTCGCCGAGAACGTCGAGTACGTCGACCCGAACGTGCGGGCCGAGGGGCGTGCGGCGTTGGACGCGTACATCGCGGAGACCCAGCAGCAGCTTCCCGGCAGTGTCTTCGCGCTGGCGAGCGAGGTGAGCACGCACCACGACCTGGGGCGGTTCACCTGGCAGGTCGGCCCGGCCGGCGGTGCCCCGCTGGCCGTCGGCTACGACTTCATCGCCGTGGAGAACGGGCAGGTGCGGCGGCTGTACGGGTTCTTCTCGTAG
- a CDS encoding FAD-dependent monooxygenase → MNRTDIPEERAEGDPAMTSGTTVVIVGGGPVGLAAACALWQRGIPARVLEAQEGPHRGSRAVQLHAPTLRIFQELGVLEEAESRGLRIRANEYHLASGRTLRIELGVRNEPLMLPQEITCELLERRLRQLGGRVERGVEVTKTVPYDDVVSVEAEGPGGTERIEAGWLIAADGVRSGIREQLGIDFPGSPVPVNFLLAEGRIEGRPADDAVHYFLGLSGSVVFASLPGERVRVSAAVPVGHPLTQEGVQQILDERGPGGLRVASLDMVNNFSSQERIASRLRQGRVFLVGDAAHTHSPLGGQGLNLGFQDVHNLVWKLAGVIAGTLDAAVLDSYGTERRQAAEQIVRNTHQFLRVFTLGPAAARIRNTVWGALESMGVLRRWFAPLLAGWQVSYPADGPGRRGLPRPGTRSSHWSAAPLAADRYRLATRGSRAARLRGLALAERWPGLVVHAHVDRGSPGFVLLRPDGYVAASGTAPADWEHAEHLLTEATP, encoded by the coding sequence GTGAACCGCACCGACATTCCCGAGGAACGAGCGGAGGGGGACCCGGCCATGACGAGCGGGACGACAGTGGTCATCGTGGGGGGCGGCCCGGTGGGTCTGGCCGCCGCCTGTGCCCTGTGGCAGCGCGGCATACCCGCGCGTGTCCTGGAGGCGCAGGAGGGTCCGCACCGCGGTTCACGGGCCGTCCAGTTGCACGCCCCGACCCTGCGGATCTTCCAGGAGCTCGGGGTGCTGGAGGAGGCAGAGTCCCGGGGCCTGCGGATCCGCGCCAATGAGTACCACCTCGCGAGCGGCCGCACGCTGCGCATCGAACTCGGCGTCCGCAACGAGCCGTTGATGCTCCCTCAGGAGATCACCTGCGAGCTGCTGGAGCGGCGTCTGCGACAGCTCGGCGGCCGGGTCGAGCGCGGCGTCGAGGTCACCAAGACCGTGCCGTACGACGACGTCGTGTCCGTCGAGGCGGAGGGGCCGGGCGGCACGGAACGCATCGAGGCCGGCTGGCTGATCGCCGCTGACGGCGTGCGCAGCGGGATCCGCGAACAGCTCGGCATCGACTTTCCCGGCAGCCCGGTCCCGGTCAACTTCCTGCTGGCGGAGGGCCGCATCGAGGGGCGCCCGGCGGACGACGCGGTGCACTACTTCCTGGGCCTGTCGGGCTCCGTGGTCTTCGCCTCGCTGCCGGGAGAGCGGGTGCGGGTCTCCGCGGCGGTCCCCGTCGGCCATCCGCTCACCCAGGAGGGGGTGCAGCAGATCCTCGACGAGCGTGGTCCGGGCGGTTTGCGCGTCGCCTCGCTCGACATGGTGAACAACTTCAGCAGCCAGGAGCGGATCGCCTCCCGGCTGCGGCAGGGCCGGGTGTTCCTGGTGGGGGACGCCGCGCACACCCACTCCCCGCTCGGCGGCCAGGGTCTCAATCTCGGCTTTCAGGACGTGCACAATCTGGTCTGGAAGCTGGCCGGCGTGATCGCCGGGACCCTGGACGCCGCCGTGCTGGACAGCTACGGCACCGAGCGGCGGCAGGCCGCGGAGCAGATCGTCCGCAACACCCACCAGTTCCTGCGGGTGTTCACCCTGGGTCCGGCCGCCGCGCGGATCCGCAACACCGTCTGGGGCGCCCTGGAGTCGATGGGCGTGCTGCGCCGCTGGTTCGCTCCGCTGCTCGCGGGCTGGCAGGTCAGCTATCCGGCGGACGGTCCGGGCCGGCGCGGGCTGCCCCGGCCGGGCACCCGCTCGTCCCACTGGTCCGCCGCGCCCCTCGCCGCGGACCGCTACCGGTTGGCGACACGCGGCTCCCGCGCGGCGCGGCTGCGCGGTCTGGCGCTCGCAGAGCGATGGCCCGGCCTGGTGGTCCACGCCCATGTCGACCGCGGCAGCCCGGGATTCGTCCTGCTGCGGCCCGACGGATACGTGGCCGCGAGCGGCACGGCGCCCGCCGACTGGGAGCACGCCGAACACCTGCTCACCGAGGCCACACCGTGA
- a CDS encoding type I polyketide synthase produces the protein MSESDEKKLREYLKRVTVELRESRQRLQRAEESWNEPLAVVGMSCRLPGGVRSPEDLWTLVAEGTDAISEFPSDRGWDVDGLYDPEPDRPGKTYTRRGGFLYDAAEFDAGFFGISPREALAMDPQQRLFLETSWEALERAGIDPAGLRGSATGVFAGCVTSDYQVLLTSAPEEIEAYRMTGSATSVLSGRVAYLFGLEGPAVTVDSACSSSLVALHLAAQALRRDECSLALVGGVTVMATPTGFVDFSRQRGFSPDGRCKAFGADADGTGFAEGAGVLVVERLSDARRNGHRVLAVVRGSAVNQDGASNGLTAPSGPSQQRVIRAALASAGLAPADVDAVEAHGTGTRLGDPIEAQALLATYGQDREPGRPLLLGSVKSNVGHTLAAAGVVGVIKMVKAMEHGVLPRTLHADRPSPFVDWDAGAVELLTERRDWPETGRVRRAGVSAFGMSGTNAHVVLEQGAPDPAPQEPGAAPPAMVAYPLSARGEAALRAQGGRLRAHVRARPELSPADVGHALVTTRSAHDHRAVVLGADGDELAAGLEALSRGETSALVTTGVAKERGKTVFVFPGQGSQWAGMAVELLDSAPVFAERLRACDAAVGAHVDWSVEDVLRERPGAPSMERIEVVQPVLFSVMVSLAELWRRHGVEPDAVVGHSQGEIAAACVAGALTLDDAARIVVLRSQLFADELVGRGAVASVALSRREAEEWLTPYGDRLAVAGVNSPRLVTVAGAPEPLEELVAALTARGVRARIVPATVASHSPQVDRLRGKIAELLSFVRPRRGRVPLYSTVTGEVLRGPELTAAYWFENCRRPVDFEPVVRRLLDDGHDVFIESSAHPVLVLGVDETVEDAGADALVTGTLRRGNGGLPRFLTSMAEAYVRGLRVDWQAVLGAGRRAVELPTYPFQRQRYWVEPPATRTAAVDPVDSAFWDAVEQGDAQRLAATLRLADTSALAELLPALSSWRRESKELGAVDSWRYQVVWRPVTEEPATASLSGHWLVVRPEGPVAEGIATRLAGLLTAAGGHPVPLTVDAGTGRDALARRVTETVASLGGGRPAGVVSLLPLAEHEPSPAVVSAGLAGTVLLVQALSDADVPAPVWTVTSGAVQAGPDDRVGAPERAQVWGLGQVAALETPQLWGGLVDLPEEPDDRSLSRLTALLVAPGGENQLAVRSSGVYARRLVPAAAPAGVPDVPGAAGTWLVTDGVTGPGGHVARLLAARGVTRLLLTTAPDTDAGLIAAAEAELAASGAEVTVVACDVADRDALAEALSCVPGDAPLTAVVHTAGLLEDTPLESLTTPDLERLLRTKVLGARNLHELTAGLDLSAFVLFSSVTATFGGGLGLSAHAAANAHLDALAAHRRSLGLPALAQAWGVWREEPTDTADRAREESRRERLGRRGLPLLRPEPAAAAFERSLGHTSASIVLVDVDWGRFTRVFAGERTDPLVSEIPAVRRVRGESAAAGDGTGVRARLAGLPVGRRREVLLDLVRGEVAAVLGHTDPSAVAAQRDFLELGMDSVTTVALRNRLHAVTGLQLSARVILDRRSPEALARHLAGELAGEAADTATGGTLAADFSAALGSGDGTAALAGLADAARQRASFAVPEADDLPRPVRLATGRGGPRLLCFPTVLATSGPHQYARFAAPFAGDRDVLALALPGFRQAERLPATLDALAQAAAEAVRRGTDGEPFALVGYSSGGLVAHETVRLLEASGLFPEALVLLDTYAPDDEALRAATPALLAGMAHRLGELGPVEDAGLVAMGCYLRLLEGWRPAPVKTPTLLVRPVEALPGSAAGDRRSPWQPPHEVVDVPGDHFSMIEEHAPAAAEAVTTWLAALNSREPA, from the coding sequence GCAGCGGTTGTTCCTGGAGACCTCGTGGGAGGCGCTGGAGCGGGCCGGGATCGACCCGGCCGGCCTGCGCGGCAGCGCCACGGGGGTGTTCGCGGGCTGTGTCACCTCCGACTACCAGGTACTGCTGACCTCGGCCCCGGAGGAGATCGAGGCGTACCGGATGACGGGTTCCGCGACGAGTGTGCTGTCCGGCCGGGTGGCGTATCTGTTCGGTCTCGAGGGCCCTGCCGTCACGGTCGACTCCGCCTGCTCGTCCTCGCTGGTGGCGCTGCATCTGGCGGCCCAGGCGCTGCGCCGCGACGAGTGCTCGCTCGCGCTCGTCGGCGGGGTCACGGTGATGGCCACGCCGACCGGGTTCGTCGACTTCAGCCGACAGCGCGGTTTCTCCCCGGACGGGCGCTGCAAGGCGTTCGGTGCGGACGCGGACGGCACCGGCTTCGCGGAGGGAGCCGGTGTCCTGGTGGTGGAGCGGTTGTCGGACGCGCGCCGCAACGGACACCGGGTGCTGGCGGTGGTCCGGGGCAGCGCCGTCAACCAGGACGGCGCGAGCAACGGCCTGACCGCACCCAGTGGTCCGTCCCAGCAGCGTGTCATCCGTGCGGCCCTCGCCTCGGCGGGTCTCGCACCGGCCGACGTGGACGCGGTGGAGGCACACGGCACCGGAACCCGGCTCGGCGACCCCATCGAGGCACAGGCGCTGCTCGCCACCTACGGCCAGGACCGGGAGCCGGGGCGTCCGCTGCTGCTGGGGTCGGTGAAGTCGAACGTCGGGCACACCCTGGCCGCCGCCGGTGTCGTGGGTGTCATCAAGATGGTCAAGGCGATGGAGCACGGGGTGCTGCCGCGCACGCTGCACGCCGACCGCCCCTCGCCGTTCGTGGACTGGGACGCGGGCGCGGTCGAGCTGCTGACCGAGCGACGGGACTGGCCGGAGACCGGGCGGGTACGCCGTGCGGGTGTCTCCGCCTTCGGCATGAGCGGCACCAACGCCCATGTGGTCCTGGAGCAGGGCGCGCCCGACCCGGCGCCGCAGGAGCCCGGGGCGGCGCCCCCGGCGATGGTGGCGTATCCGCTCTCGGCCCGCGGTGAGGCCGCTCTGCGGGCCCAGGGGGGCCGGCTGCGGGCGCATGTGCGGGCCCGCCCCGAACTGTCCCCGGCGGACGTCGGCCACGCGCTCGTGACGACCCGCTCGGCGCATGACCACCGGGCGGTGGTCCTCGGTGCGGACGGGGACGAGCTGGCCGCGGGCCTGGAGGCGCTGTCCAGGGGGGAGACGAGCGCCCTCGTGACCACGGGGGTGGCGAAGGAGCGCGGCAAGACCGTGTTCGTGTTCCCGGGGCAGGGGTCGCAGTGGGCCGGCATGGCGGTGGAACTGCTGGACTCCGCGCCCGTGTTCGCCGAGCGGTTGCGCGCGTGCGACGCGGCCGTCGGGGCGCATGTCGACTGGTCGGTCGAGGACGTCCTGCGGGAGCGTCCGGGCGCTCCGTCGATGGAGCGCATCGAGGTCGTGCAGCCGGTGCTGTTCTCGGTCATGGTCTCGCTGGCGGAGCTGTGGCGGAGGCACGGTGTGGAGCCGGACGCGGTGGTGGGTCACTCGCAGGGCGAGATCGCGGCGGCCTGTGTCGCGGGCGCGCTCACTCTCGACGACGCGGCCAGGATCGTGGTGCTGCGTTCCCAGTTGTTCGCGGACGAGCTGGTGGGGCGGGGTGCGGTGGCGTCCGTCGCGCTGTCCCGGCGGGAGGCGGAGGAGTGGCTGACGCCGTACGGGGACCGGTTGGCCGTCGCGGGCGTCAACAGCCCCCGACTGGTCACCGTGGCCGGGGCGCCGGAGCCGCTGGAGGAACTGGTGGCGGCGCTCACCGCGCGGGGCGTCCGGGCCCGGATCGTGCCCGCGACGGTCGCCTCGCACTCACCGCAGGTCGACCGGCTGCGCGGCAAGATCGCCGAGCTGCTGTCCTTCGTCCGTCCCCGCAGGGGCCGGGTGCCGCTCTACTCGACTGTCACCGGTGAGGTGCTGCGGGGCCCCGAACTGACGGCGGCGTACTGGTTCGAGAACTGCCGTCGGCCGGTCGACTTCGAGCCCGTCGTCCGCAGGCTGCTCGACGACGGCCACGACGTCTTCATCGAGTCGAGCGCTCATCCGGTACTGGTGCTCGGCGTGGACGAGACCGTCGAGGACGCCGGCGCCGACGCGCTCGTCACCGGCACGCTGCGGCGTGGGAACGGCGGCCTCCCGCGCTTCCTGACCTCGATGGCGGAGGCGTACGTACGGGGTCTGCGGGTCGACTGGCAGGCGGTGCTCGGGGCCGGGCGGCGTGCGGTGGAGCTGCCCACCTACCCCTTCCAGCGGCAGCGTTACTGGGTGGAGCCGCCCGCGACCCGTACGGCCGCCGTCGACCCGGTGGACTCCGCGTTCTGGGACGCCGTCGAGCAGGGGGACGCACAGCGGCTGGCCGCGACGCTGCGGCTGGCGGACACCTCGGCACTGGCCGAGCTGCTGCCCGCGCTGTCCTCGTGGCGGCGCGAGAGCAAGGAGCTGGGCGCCGTGGACTCGTGGCGCTACCAGGTGGTGTGGCGGCCCGTCACCGAGGAGCCCGCCACGGCCTCGCTGTCCGGCCACTGGCTGGTCGTACGTCCCGAGGGCCCGGTGGCCGAAGGGATCGCCACCCGCCTCGCCGGTCTGCTGACGGCGGCGGGCGGCCACCCCGTGCCGCTCACCGTGGACGCGGGTACGGGCCGGGACGCTCTCGCGCGGCGGGTCACCGAGACCGTCGCGTCGCTCGGGGGCGGGCGTCCGGCGGGCGTGGTCTCGCTGCTGCCGCTGGCCGAACACGAGCCGTCCCCTGCGGTGGTGTCGGCGGGGCTGGCCGGGACGGTGCTGCTGGTCCAGGCCCTGTCGGACGCGGACGTACCGGCGCCGGTGTGGACGGTGACGAGCGGGGCGGTGCAGGCCGGCCCGGACGACCGGGTCGGGGCGCCGGAGCGGGCCCAGGTCTGGGGTCTGGGGCAGGTCGCCGCGCTGGAGACACCTCAGCTGTGGGGCGGTCTGGTGGACCTGCCCGAGGAGCCGGACGACCGCTCCCTGTCCCGTCTGACCGCTCTGCTCGTGGCGCCCGGCGGCGAGAACCAACTGGCCGTACGTTCCTCGGGCGTGTACGCGCGACGGCTGGTGCCCGCCGCCGCGCCCGCGGGCGTACCGGACGTGCCCGGGGCGGCCGGCACCTGGCTGGTCACCGACGGGGTCACCGGTCCGGGCGGACATGTCGCACGGTTGCTCGCCGCCAGGGGTGTGACACGGCTGCTGCTGACCACCGCCCCGGACACGGATGCCGGGCTGATCGCCGCCGCCGAGGCCGAACTGGCCGCGTCGGGCGCGGAGGTGACGGTCGTGGCCTGTGACGTCGCCGACCGGGACGCGCTCGCGGAGGCGCTCTCCTGTGTTCCGGGGGACGCACCGCTGACCGCCGTCGTGCACACGGCCGGGCTGCTGGAGGACACGCCTCTGGAGAGCCTGACCACGCCGGACCTGGAGCGCCTCCTGCGCACCAAGGTCCTGGGCGCCCGCAACCTGCACGAACTGACCGCCGGGCTGGACCTGTCGGCGTTCGTGCTGTTCTCCTCGGTGACCGCCACCTTCGGCGGTGGACTCGGGCTGTCCGCCCACGCGGCCGCCAACGCCCACCTGGACGCCCTCGCCGCGCACCGCCGGTCGCTCGGGTTGCCCGCGCTGGCTCAGGCCTGGGGCGTGTGGCGGGAGGAGCCGACCGACACGGCGGACAGGGCGCGGGAGGAGTCCCGGCGGGAGCGGCTGGGCCGCAGGGGGCTGCCCCTGCTGCGCCCGGAGCCCGCGGCTGCCGCCTTCGAGCGGTCACTGGGTCATACGTCGGCGTCCATCGTGCTCGTCGACGTCGACTGGGGCCGCTTCACCCGGGTCTTCGCGGGCGAGCGGACCGATCCGCTGGTCTCCGAGATCCCCGCGGTGCGGCGCGTCCGCGGCGAGTCGGCTGCGGCGGGCGACGGGACGGGTGTGCGCGCCCGGCTGGCCGGGCTTCCCGTCGGCCGCCGCCGCGAGGTGCTGCTGGACCTGGTCCGGGGGGAGGTCGCAGCGGTCCTCGGGCACACCGATCCGAGCGCTGTGGCGGCGCAGCGCGACTTCTTGGAGCTGGGCATGGACTCGGTGACGACCGTCGCCCTGCGCAACCGGCTCCACGCGGTGACGGGGCTCCAGCTGTCGGCCCGGGTGATCCTCGACCGGCGCTCACCGGAGGCGCTGGCCCGCCATCTGGCCGGCGAACTGGCCGGTGAGGCGGCCGACACGGCGACCGGCGGCACCCTGGCCGCCGACTTCTCCGCCGCGCTCGGCAGCGGTGACGGGACGGCCGCCCTGGCCGGGCTGGCGGATGCGGCGCGGCAGCGGGCCTCGTTCGCGGTACCGGAAGCGGACGACCTGCCGCGGCCGGTGCGCCTGGCGACCGGGCGGGGCGGGCCCCGGCTGCTGTGCTTCCCCACGGTCCTGGCGACCTCGGGTCCGCACCAGTACGCGCGGTTCGCCGCCCCGTTCGCGGGCGACCGGGATGTCCTGGCGCTCGCCCTGCCGGGCTTCCGGCAGGCGGAGCGGCTGCCCGCGACGCTGGACGCGCTGGCGCAGGCGGCGGCCGAGGCGGTGCGCCGCGGTACGGACGGCGAACCGTTCGCGCTGGTCGGCTACTCCTCCGGAGGCCTCGTCGCCCACGAGACCGTACGGCTGCTGGAGGCGTCGGGGCTCTTCCCCGAGGCGCTGGTGCTGCTCGACACGTACGCGCCGGACGACGAGGCGCTGCGGGCCGCGACTCCGGCGCTGCTGGCCGGAATGGCCCACCGGCTCGGGGAGCTCGGGCCGGTCGAGGACGCCGGACTCGTCGCGATGGGCTGCTATCTGCGGCTGCTGGAGGGCTGGCGTCCGGCGCCGGTCAAGACGCCCACGCTGCTGGTCCGCCCGGTGGAGGCGCTGCCGGGCTCGGCGGCCGGCGATCGGCGTTCGCCCTGGCAGCCGCCGCACGAGGTGGTGGACGTGCCCGGGGACCACTTCTCGATGATCGAGGAGCACGCTCCCGCCGCGGCCGAGGCCGTCACCACCTGGCTCGCCGCTCTCAACAGCCGGGAGCCCGCGTGA